A genomic window from Gemmatimonadaceae bacterium includes:
- a CDS encoding DUF2490 domain-containing protein: MRRLIIVLALGAAPLAAQDDWTTLQQPATWLNTFVDHAVAPRTALWFDGHWRRMDLGAEPQQVLLRPGVQVTLRDGLRAGGGYAYIATAPYGESPNPLPIREHRTWQQLVLSSAVGSGSVVQRLRLEQRWGGVVQPDGDLSPFTYQQRVRYFARAQRPLAWQPTSAGPALGFVANEFFLPIGHDDALKRRFQNRAQVGVGIPIDARQRVELGYLHQWSRITSRQVHEWNHTLVLSWVWVVR; this comes from the coding sequence ATGCGACGACTCATCATCGTGCTGGCGCTCGGCGCCGCACCACTCGCCGCGCAGGATGATTGGACCACCCTGCAACAGCCGGCCACTTGGCTCAACACCTTCGTGGACCACGCCGTGGCGCCGCGCACGGCGCTGTGGTTCGATGGCCACTGGCGCCGGATGGACCTTGGCGCCGAGCCGCAGCAGGTGCTGTTGCGTCCGGGCGTGCAGGTGACCCTGCGCGACGGACTGCGTGCGGGCGGGGGCTACGCGTACATCGCGACAGCGCCGTACGGCGAATCGCCCAACCCGCTGCCAATCCGTGAGCACCGCACCTGGCAGCAGCTCGTGCTGAGCTCGGCGGTGGGCAGCGGCAGCGTGGTGCAGCGCCTGCGACTCGAGCAGCGCTGGGGTGGCGTCGTGCAGCCGGACGGGGACCTCAGCCCGTTCACGTATCAGCAGCGCGTCCGATACTTCGCGAGGGCGCAGCGTCCGCTCGCGTGGCAGCCGACGTCGGCGGGGCCGGCGCTGGGCTTCGTGGCGAACGAATTCTTCTTGCCCATCGGGCACGACGACGCGCTGAAGCGCCGCTTTCAGAATCGTGCGCAGGTCGGCGTCGGCATCCCCATCGACGCACGCCAGCGCGTGGAGCTCGGCTACCTGCACCAATGGAGCCGCATCACCTCCCGCCAGGTGCACGAATGGAACCACACGCTCGTGCTCTCGTGGGTGTGGGTGGTCCGCTGA
- a CDS encoding MBL fold metallo-hydrolase — protein sequence MNNLARAFALLAVAAAPAAPAAAQDTKLVVLGTGTPNADPERSGPALAVVRGERSYLVDAGPGVVRRANAAAARHGLTALTPPQLRTVFLTHLHSDHTLGLPDVIFSGWTLERDVPLVVYGPPGTKAMVDHLHAAYAADIRNRLDGAEPANADGWKVTVHEIEPGVVLDDGNLRVTAFAVPHGDWEVAFGYRFDAPDRSIVISGDTRASDAVVAACNGCDLLAHEVYSAVQFRTRPPEWQQYHARAHTSTDELAAIAQRARPAALLLYHQLYWGTDDAGLVAELRSAGWRGALESARDLGVY from the coding sequence ATGAACAATCTCGCCCGGGCCTTCGCGCTGCTCGCCGTCGCCGCGGCCCCCGCCGCCCCCGCCGCAGCGCAAGACACCAAGCTGGTCGTTCTCGGCACGGGCACGCCCAACGCCGATCCCGAGCGCAGCGGTCCGGCGCTGGCCGTCGTGCGCGGCGAGCGCTCGTACTTGGTGGACGCCGGACCTGGCGTCGTACGGCGTGCCAACGCGGCCGCCGCACGACACGGCCTCACGGCACTCACTCCGCCGCAACTGCGCACGGTGTTCCTGACGCACCTGCACTCAGACCACACGCTGGGCCTGCCCGATGTGATCTTCAGCGGATGGACGCTCGAGCGCGACGTGCCGCTCGTGGTGTATGGTCCGCCCGGCACGAAGGCGATGGTGGACCACCTGCACGCGGCCTATGCCGCGGACATCCGCAATCGTCTGGATGGCGCCGAACCGGCCAACGCCGATGGCTGGAAGGTGACGGTGCACGAGATCGAGCCGGGCGTCGTGCTGGACGACGGCAACCTGCGGGTGACGGCCTTCGCCGTGCCGCACGGTGACTGGGAGGTCGCGTTCGGATATCGCTTCGATGCCCCCGACCGCTCGATCGTCATCTCGGGCGACACGCGCGCCAGCGATGCAGTCGTCGCCGCTTGCAACGGTTGCGACCTCCTCGCGCACGAGGTGTACTCGGCGGTGCAGTTCCGCACGCGGCCTCCGGAGTGGCAGCAGTATCACGCGCGGGCGCACACTTCCACTGACGAGCTGGCGGCCATCGCCCAGCGCGCGCGGCCGGCGGCGCTGCTGCTGTATCACCAGCTCTACTGGGGCACCGACGACGCCGGCCTCGTGGCCGAGCTGCGGAGTGCGGGTTGGCGCGGTGCGCTGGAATCCGCGCGCGACCTCGGCGTCTACTGA